The genomic segment AGACCACGAGCGGGCGGGTTTACCATGAATCGTATGACAAACTCGTCTTATGTCCCGGGGCGCTACCCTTGCGGCCGACACTGCCCGGAATCGATCACCCCTCCATTTTGGTGTTGCGGAATGTCCCCGATACCGACGCGATCAAGGCCAAGGTCGACGCGGGCGCAAAATCCGCGGTGATTATCGGGGGCGGCTACATCGGGGTCGAGATGGCCGAGAGCCTGAAGGCGCGGGGATTGGAAGTGGATCTCGTCGAAATGCTGCCCCAAGTGTTGCCGCCAATCGACCCGGAGATGGCGTGGCCGCTCGAGGAGCATATGCGCGCGCACGGCGTCCGGCTTCATCTGGGCACCGCGGCCGCGGCGTTCCGGGATGCCGGCGGCGGTCGGGTGCGGACGGAACTTCATAATGGTACCACGATCGAGTCGGATTTTGTCATGTTGTCAGCGGGCGTGCGTCCCGATGTCGAGCTGGCCCGCGCAGCCGGGCTTGAACTCGGGCCGCACGGAGGCATCAGAGTCGATGAGTATCTGCGCACCTCCGACCCAGACATCTACGCTGCCGGCGATGCGGTGGAGACGCCGCACCGCATTTTGGGCGGCTCATGGCTGATCCCGCTGGCGGGGCCCGCCAATCGGCAGGGACGCGTGATTGCTGACAATCTCGCCGGCCGACCGACAAAGTGGATCGGTGCAATCGGCACCTCCATCGTGAAGGTGTTCGATATGGCCGCTGGCAGTGCAGGCGCTAACGAAAAGACGCTGAAGCGCCAAAAAATTCCGTATCGCAAGGTGTACATCCACCCTGGCCATCATGCGGGCTATTACCCGGGCGCGGCGCCGATGCACATCAAGGTGCTGTTCGCGCCGGAAACAGGAAAGATTCTGGGGGCGCAAGTTGTCGGATTTGAGGGCGTCGATAAGCGGCTCGACGTACTGGCGACCGCGATGCAGGCCGGCTTGACGGTCTTCGACCTCGAGCACCTGGAGCTTGCCTATGCGCCGCAGTTTGGTTCGGCCAAAGATCCGGTCAATATGGTCGGGTTTGTCGCGTCGAACGTCCTGCGCGGCGATCTGGACCTTTGGTATCCGGAGGAGTTTCCGGAGAAAACGGGTGACGGAGTTATTCTCGATGTTCGGAGCCCTTCGGAATACGAGCTGGGCCATGTCCCGGGTGCAATAAATATTCCCCTACCGGAATTGCGGTCTCGTGCAGTAGAGTTGCCGCGGACCAAACCTATCTATGTGTATTGCAAGGTCGGATTTCGGAGCTATCTCGCTTCCCGCGCGCTGCGCCAGCGCGGCTTCCACGTCCGCACGCTAGCAGGCGGGTTCGATACCTTCCGCGCCTGGCACCGAGGTTCCCTCGATGATTCCGAAATGCGCAGGGCGGAAGAACATTATGTGGAGCCCGCTTTGTCCGCCAAAGCCTCCGCGCCGCCGCCACCGCAAGCCTTGACGGGGAGAGTGTTTTCTGTCGATTGCTCCGGGTTGCAGTGCCCTGGACCAGTGCTGAAGCTAAATGCCGCGATCCAGCCGCTCGCACCCGGCGACGAGCTGGACGTGACCGTCTCCGACCCCGGCTTTCTGGCCGACGGTCCGGCGTGGTGCCGCGCAAACGGCCACGAGTTGGTTGAGATCCGTGCGGAGGGGCCGGTCGTTCGCGCCCGGATTCGCAAAGGGGCGCCGAAGGCGTCCGCAACGAGCGCGACGGCCGCGTTGCCGAGAAAGCAGGCGATGGTGGTCTTCAGCGACGATCTCGACAAGGCGCTCGCCGCCTTTGTGATCGCGAATGGCGCTCGCGCCATGGGCATGGAGGTCACGATGTTCTTCACCTTCTGGGGGCTGAACATATTGCGGAAGAGCCAGTCGCCCCCCCTAAAAAAGGGCGCGCTGGATCGGATGTTTGGGCTGATGATGCCGCGGGGTGTGGATGAACTGAAGCTATCCAAGATGAACATGCTCGGACTGGGCACAGCCATGATGAAACACGTCATGGCGAAAAAGAATGTCCACAGCCTGTCTCAGTTGATGGAACAGGCAAGGGTTTCGGGCGTAAAACTGGTTGCCTGCACAATGTCGATGGATGTCATGGGGATCCGACGGGAAGAACTGATTGACGGCGTCGAACTCGGGGGCGTTGGGATGTTCATTGGGGAGTCATCGGAATCGAGAGCGACGCTATTTATCGGATGACCGATCTAGATTTTTGACGCAAGCGGTGGACTCGCCTGGAGGCTGAGGAGAGGGGATAAGGGCGAATCAAGCAAGTAGCGGACTCTGAGCGACGTTCCTCGGGATGCGTTTGTAATATCAAAAGATATTTACAAGGATTGGAAGCCGCTGTATCATTATTTAAAAATTCCGAGGAATGTGATATGAGACTAGTTACATTTATTCTAGTATTCTGTGTTTGCGGTAGTTTGGCCGCACGTGCTGCCAATAATGCCCAAGACGACGCGAGCGATTCAATTTACACAGTTCCGGTGCCAAGCTGGACGAATGGTATGAATGGCGGCGTAGGGTTTGGCGCGTGGCAGTTATCGGGAGCAGGTCCTACTTTTGGTTTTTTTGTCTGGAACTCGACACAGAACGGAGATGGTTTCGATAACGGAAACATCGGTGGAAACCCAAGCGATTCGGATATCGATACGGGCGTCATGCTACCCGTTTCATGGGGTTTGTATGCAAGCGGTGGAAGCATTGCGAGTGCACGTCGTTACTTTACCGGCTCGCCTAGTCATCTCGAGCCTGGCCAAGTTTTCTCGGTGGACTTTGATAATGGGTATATCGAGCCGTCTGGTGGGCGAGACCCCAACTACATCAGCATTTCCCTCATCGATTCTATGGGACAAGAGGTGTTGACAGTTGGCTTCACCGGAGGATTGTTAAATTATTGGTGGACCGACTATAACTCAAGTGGCACGACGACGGTGCCATTCGGCGATGAAGGTTTAAATTTTACCGTGACCATCGGATCCACCCCAACCGACTACACAGCAAAACTTACGAGGCGGGACGGAAACAGCTTTACTTGGTCAGGTACGCTTACTGCTCCTGCCGCGGGATTTCTTGCGTATAATCAGAATGCAGGTGGCCCCGTGGGTGGGCCTGCTTTCAATTTATACATCAACAGCATGTCCATAGTGCCAGAGCCCTCTACGGTGGCACTCGCGGCTGTTGGGATTTTGGTTGGCGCGGTGCGATTTATGCGCCGCCGTTCCTGATTGGGTTGAACTCATCCCCTTGAAAAGAAGCCCCGCCAAACGCGGGGCTTCTTGTTTTCAGGTGAAGGCGATGTCGCGCCAATCTTTTGTTGGATGCGGCCCCGATCCATGATGTTGCATTCACCCTGAGCGACGCCTTCCCGGTTGAGAGAGTCCCCTGGACCGGGGATTACCGAAGTGAGGTATTCGAGCGGCTCCGCCCCATCTCCCACCAGATCGGATGAGTCTTGAAGCCGTGGCGTATTCCGGCATACTCTATTAGTGATCAATTGCCATCCATTCGAGTACCTGCGATGAACATTCCGGTGCCAGACGCTGCAAATACGCCATTTGTTGAAGAACTTTTTCGTGATTTTCTCAGGGATCCCAATTCCGTGCCCCCGGCGTGGCGGACCTATTTTGCCGCGATGGATGGGCGCGAGGCCATCTCAGCGGAGAGTCCGACCGAAGAGGAAATTCGGCGCCGAATGTTGGACCGCGCGCGGTTGAGGACGGTTCCCGTGGGGGCCGCGCCGGCGGCTTCACCTCCCGGCGGTTCGGACATGGCGCGCAAGCAGGCGGCGGTGCTCAGATTGATTCACGCATACCGGCTTCTTGGCCATTATCGCGCACAGGTCGATCCGATTAATTTGCGCGGGTTGCCGAATATACCCGACCTGGATCCGGCGTTCCATGGGTTGCGGGAAGCGGATTACGACCTGGTCTTCAACACGGGCAATCTCGGCGGTCGCGCGGAGATGAAGCTTCGCGACATCATCGAGATGCTCCGCGAGACCTACACCGAGCACATCGGCGCCGAGTTCATGCATATCGTGGACGTGAACGAGCAGCGCTGGCTCCAGTCCCGGCTCGAGAGCACGCGGACCAACCCCGATTATCCGGCGGATTTCAAGATACGACTTCTGGAGCGCATCACGGCGGCCGAAGGGCTCGAGCAATATCTGCACGCCAAATATTCGGGCCAGAAGAGATTCTCCCTCGAGGGCGGCGAATCGCTAATCACGGCGCTGGACGAACTGATTCAACGGGCGGGAACACACGGCGTGGAAGAGATCGTGATCGGGATGGCCCACCGCGGACGCCTCAACGTCCTCGTCAACATCATGGGTAAGTCGCCCAAGGAGCTGTTTGAGGAGTTTGAAGGCAAGCACAAGTGGAAGGGCAATTACACCGGCGACGTCAAATACCACCAAGGCTTCTCTTCAGATGTTCAGACGCCCGGCGGCGTGGTGCATCTGGCCCTCGGGTTTAATCCGTCGCACCTCGAAATTATTGATCCGGTTACTTGCGGCTCCGTCCGCGCGCGGCAGGACCAGCGCCAGGATTCCACGCGCACGAAGGTAATGGGCGTGCTGATCCACGGCGACGCGGCCTTTGCGGGCCAGGGCGTCGTCTACGAGACCATGAACCTTTCGCAGACCCGCGGATACGGCACCGGTGGCACAATCCATATCGTGGTAAACAACCGGATCGGGTTCACCACGAGCCATCCGCTGGATGCGCGATCCGCGTTGTACTGCACGGACGTGGGTAAGGTGATCCAGGCCCCCATTTTCCACGTCAACGGCGATGATCCCGAAGCGGTTGCGTTTATTGTTCAGTTGGCTGTGCAATTCCGGATGGAGTTCCACCGGGACGTGATTATCGACCTGGTCTGTTATCGCCGGCATGGCCACAACGAGGCGGACGAGCCGGCCGCTACCCAGCCGATGATGTACAAGAAAATTCGCAAGCATCCGACCACTCGCCAGGTGTACGCCGAACATCTGATCCGACAGGGAATCATCCAGCCGGCCGACGCTGAGCGGATGGTGCAGGAGTATCGGGAAGCGCTCGAGGCAGGACGGCAGGTGGCGCCCAACATCGTTCTGGGCCGGAAAAACAAGTATCGCGTTAATTGGGCGAAATTCCGTGAGGCGAAATGGACGGACGATTACCAGACGGCCGTCCCGGCGGCGCGGATTCGGCAGCTCGGCCAGCGGATGAACGAGTTGCCCGAGGAGTTCGAACTGCATCCACGCGTCGCCAAGATCATCGACGATCGACTCAAGATGGCCTCGGGTGCGCTCCCTATCGATTGGGGATTTGCCGAGATCATGGCCTATGCGACCCTCCTGGTCGAAGGATACCCTGTTCGGCTTTCCGGGCAGGACAGCGGGCGAGGCACCTTCTTCCACCGCCACGCGGTCCTGCACAACCAGCGAAACGGCGATGAATACATTCCGCTCCAGCACCTCTCGGAAAACCAGGCGCCGTTCACGGTGATCGATTCCATCCTTTCTGAAGAGGCGGTACTGGGATTCGAATATGGTTACAGCGCGGCATCCCCAAACGCCTTAGTCATCTGGGAGGCGCAGTTCGGCGACTTTGCCAACGGGGCGCAGGTGGTCATCGACCAGTTCATCGTGGCGGCCGAACAGAAGTGGGGCCTCCTCAGCGGCTTGACCCTGATGCTGCCTCACGGCTGGGAGGGGCAGGGGCCCGAGCACACCTCGGCAAGGCTCGAGCGCTTCCTGCAATTGTGTGCGCAGGACAACATTCAGGTTTGTTACCCCAGCACGCCTGAGCAGATGTTCCACCTGCTGCGCCGGCAGATGCTTCGGCCCTATCGAAAGCCGCTGATCATCATGACGCCGAAGAGCATGCTCCGGCGCAAGATCACCTTTTCCACGCTCGAGGACCTCGCTTTTGGCCGCTTCGATCCCGTCATTGGGGAGATTGATCCCATAAAGCCCTCGGATGTCCGCCGCATCTGCCTCTGCACGGGCAAGGTGTACTGGGACCTTCTCGAAGCCCGGCGCGAGCGGCGCATTCAGGATATTGCGATCGTGCGGATCGAACAGTTGTATCCTTTTCCGCTGGATGATTTGATCCGTGAAATTCAAAGATATCCGCGCGCCCGCCAGGTCTACTGGGTGCAGGAAGAGCCTCAAAACCAGGGTGCCTGGTACCTGATTCAAGACCCGATCCGCCTTGCGATGTTGCCCGGCCAGACACTCCATTATGCGGGCCGAATCCCGATGGCGGCCCCCGCGGGCGGCGATTACAACAAGCATCTCGAACGCCAGCGCAAGCTCGTCGACGCAGCTCTCGCGCCGCGTCCCGGCGAGGAAACGACCCTGCTCACCGCGCAACCGCACCTGCTTGCCGTGTCCGAACCCGCCGTTGCAGGAGGAAAAACCTGATGGCCGCCGTCGAAGTGAAGGTCCCGAAATTCCCCGAGTCCGTTTCCGAGGGCACCCTGTCGCGTTGGCACAAAAAGGCCGGCGATATAGTCAAATCGGGTGAGAAAATCGCAGATATCGAAACCGACAAGATTGTCATTGAGGTGACGGCGCCCGCCGACGGAGTTCTCGTTGAAGTGGCCCAGCCAGAGGGTGCAACCGTCAAGGGCGAGCAGCGGATCGGAAGCGTCGACACGGCCGCCGAACCCGGCACGATGCGTAGCGGCGCGCCTTCAACATCCGCCTTCGAGCCGGCGGCAACGCCAACGATGCCCCCTCCGTCGGGAGATGGATCGCGGCCCTCGCCGACGATGGAGCCCGCCAGTCCTACGCCGATACCCGCTCCCGTCCCCGCGTCCACCCCCGCGGCACCCAGTCCGGAAACGCCTACCCTGGAGACGCCTTCCTCGGACAAGGAATGGCCGTTCGACATTCCAGAGGAGGAATTCAGCCCCGCTGTGCGGCGGTTGATCAAAGAGCACAAGCTCAATCCCGCGGAAATTGCAGGCCATGGCAAGGGCGGCCGGATCACCAAGGCTGACGTCCTCCGCCATTTGGAGCATTCGCCGCACTTGTCCCGCGCTTTCGGCAGCGGAGTCCCTGCCGCGCCGCCCCCCGCGGAGACGCCCGCGTCCACGGGGTCAGCGCCCGCCGAGGCCGCCGGGCCGGTTCCGTCGGCGGATCGCCCGATCGCGCGCGTAAAAATGAGCCGGCTCCGCCAGCGCGTGGCGGAGCGGCTGGTTCAGGCACAGCGCACGGCGGCGATCCTGACCACGTTCAATGAAATCAACATGCAGGCAGTCGTGGACCTGCGCGCGCGTTACAAGGAAGCCTTCGAGAAGGAGCACGGCGTGAAACTTGGTTTCATGTCGTTCTTCGTGAAGGCCGCGGTAGAGGCCCTTGCCCGATACCCAATCATCAATGCCTCCGTCGAGGGCGACGAAATCGTCTATCACCAATATTTCGACATCGGCATCGCGGTCAGTTCGCCGCGCGGGCTAGTGGTTCCAGTGCTGCGCAATGCGGAGAGGCTGTCGATGGCGGACATCGAGCGCCAGATCAACGATTTCAGCGCGCGCGCCCGTGAGGGTAAATTGACCATCGAGGAGTTGAGCGGCGGCACGTTCACCATTTCGAACGGCGGTGTTTTCGGTTCCCTGTTGAGCACCCCGATCCTCAATCCGCCGCAGAGCGGCATCCTCGGTCTTCATCGCATCCAGGAGCGACCGGTTGCGGAAAACGGGCAGGTGGTGATCCGCCCCATGATGTTCGTGGCACTGTCCTACGACCATCGCATCATCGACGGTCGGGAAGCTGTGCTGTTCCTCGTCGCGATCAAGGAAGCCATCGAGGACCCGGCGCGGTTGCTGCTTCAGATTTGAGGCGGCGCGGACTCGCTCCGCGCGGCATTTCCCAGAACGGAGGGGATTTATGAGAAAATTCGATGTTATTGTCATCGGCGCCGGTCCCGCGGGCTACGTCGCGGCGATCCGCTGCGCGCAGCTCGGCTTTGCCACCGCCGTGGTCGACAAATGGATCGGCAAGGATGGGCGACCCGCCCTTGGAGGTACCTGTCTCAACGTCGGCTGTATTCCGTCCAAGGCCCTCCTCGAGTCATCCGAGCAATATGAACAGGCGCGACACGCCCTTGAAAGCCACGGCGTGCGCTTCAAGGGACTTTCGTTCGACGTTGCCGCGATGATCGAGCGGAAGGACAAGATCGTCCAAACCCTCACCCAGGGGGTCCAATACCTTTTCAAAAAGAACAACATCACCTGGATTCCAGGCTCCGCGCGCCTCGCGTCCTCGACGACTGTTCAAGTGGCTCCCTCCGGCGGCGGAGAGATCGAAACTATCGAGGCACGCTACATCATCATCGCCACCGGCTCGGTGCCCCGGGAGCTGCCCCACGTGCCGGTGGACGGAAATCTGATCGTCGATTCCTCCGGCGCGCTCGAATTCAAGGATGTGCCCCCCAATCTGGTGATCATCGGCGCCGGCGTGATCGGGCTGGAGCTTGGCTCCGTCTGGAAACGGCTCGGATCGAATGTGGTTCTGCTCGAGGCCATGGACACATTCCTGCCGATGGTCGACGATCAAATTGCGCAGGCCGCTCACAAGGAGTTCGAACGGCAAGGGCTCGACATCCGTTTGGGCGCGCGCGTACTGTCGGGCAAGGCAGGCAAGCGGAAAGTCACCGTCCAGTACGAGGACAGTAAGGGCTCCCATGAGTTGGAATGCGACAAGTTGGTTGTCGCCGTGGGGCGCCGTCCTAACACGGAAAAGCTCAACGCCGAGGGAATCGGACTGCTGATCGACGAACGCGGCTTCATTCATGTGGACGACCATTGCCGCACAAATATCCCCAACATCTTCGCCATCGGCGATGTCGTCCGCGGGCCCATGCTCGCGCACAAAGGCTCCGAAGAGGGGGTCATGGTCGCCGAGCGGCTCGCCGGCGAGGAGGCGAAGATCAATTACGACGTTATTCCATGGGTCATCTACACTTCGCCGGAAATCGCCTGGGTGGGCAAGACCGAGCGCCAACTCAAGCAAGCGGCGCGGCCCTACAAGACCGGCGTGTTCCCCTTGTCCGCCAGCGGACGCGCCAAGGCGATGGCCGTTTCCACCGGGCTGGTGAAGATCATTTCCGACGCCAAGACCGACCGGATCCTCGGCGTCCATATGTTCGCCCCGGCCGCTTCGGAACTTATTATGGAGGCGGTGGTGCTGATGGAATTTGCGGCGAGCACCGAAGACCTCCAGCGCATCGTCCACGCCCACCCGTCGATCTCGGAAAGCCTGCACGAAGCGGCCCTCGCGGCGGACGGCCGCGCCTTGCATATCTGATGCCATGCGCGTCAGGGCTCCGGCCCGAAGACGGATGGC from the Kiritimatiellia bacterium genome contains:
- a CDS encoding PEP-CTERM sorting domain-containing protein, with the protein product MRLVTFILVFCVCGSLAARAANNAQDDASDSIYTVPVPSWTNGMNGGVGFGAWQLSGAGPTFGFFVWNSTQNGDGFDNGNIGGNPSDSDIDTGVMLPVSWGLYASGGSIASARRYFTGSPSHLEPGQVFSVDFDNGYIEPSGGRDPNYISISLIDSMGQEVLTVGFTGGLLNYWWTDYNSSGTTTVPFGDEGLNFTVTIGSTPTDYTAKLTRRDGNSFTWSGTLTAPAAGFLAYNQNAGGPVGGPAFNLYINSMSIVPEPSTVALAAVGILVGAVRFMRRRS
- a CDS encoding 2-oxoglutarate dehydrogenase E1 component, whose translation is MNIPVPDAANTPFVEELFRDFLRDPNSVPPAWRTYFAAMDGREAISAESPTEEEIRRRMLDRARLRTVPVGAAPAASPPGGSDMARKQAAVLRLIHAYRLLGHYRAQVDPINLRGLPNIPDLDPAFHGLREADYDLVFNTGNLGGRAEMKLRDIIEMLRETYTEHIGAEFMHIVDVNEQRWLQSRLESTRTNPDYPADFKIRLLERITAAEGLEQYLHAKYSGQKRFSLEGGESLITALDELIQRAGTHGVEEIVIGMAHRGRLNVLVNIMGKSPKELFEEFEGKHKWKGNYTGDVKYHQGFSSDVQTPGGVVHLALGFNPSHLEIIDPVTCGSVRARQDQRQDSTRTKVMGVLIHGDAAFAGQGVVYETMNLSQTRGYGTGGTIHIVVNNRIGFTTSHPLDARSALYCTDVGKVIQAPIFHVNGDDPEAVAFIVQLAVQFRMEFHRDVIIDLVCYRRHGHNEADEPAATQPMMYKKIRKHPTTRQVYAEHLIRQGIIQPADAERMVQEYREALEAGRQVAPNIVLGRKNKYRVNWAKFREAKWTDDYQTAVPAARIRQLGQRMNELPEEFELHPRVAKIIDDRLKMASGALPIDWGFAEIMAYATLLVEGYPVRLSGQDSGRGTFFHRHAVLHNQRNGDEYIPLQHLSENQAPFTVIDSILSEEAVLGFEYGYSAASPNALVIWEAQFGDFANGAQVVIDQFIVAAEQKWGLLSGLTLMLPHGWEGQGPEHTSARLERFLQLCAQDNIQVCYPSTPEQMFHLLRRQMLRPYRKPLIIMTPKSMLRRKITFSTLEDLAFGRFDPVIGEIDPIKPSDVRRICLCTGKVYWDLLEARRERRIQDIAIVRIEQLYPFPLDDLIREIQRYPRARQVYWVQEEPQNQGAWYLIQDPIRLAMLPGQTLHYAGRIPMAAPAGGDYNKHLERQRKLVDAALAPRPGEETTLLTAQPHLLAVSEPAVAGGKT
- a CDS encoding FAD-dependent oxidoreductase, with the protein product MKVLIVGGVAAGMSAAARLRRLDEQAQIVVLERSPYVSFANCGLPYYIGGIIRERSQLLLQTPASLKASLDLDVRTGHEVLAIDRKTRRVEVRETTSGRVYHESYDKLVLCPGALPLRPTLPGIDHPSILVLRNVPDTDAIKAKVDAGAKSAVIIGGGYIGVEMAESLKARGLEVDLVEMLPQVLPPIDPEMAWPLEEHMRAHGVRLHLGTAAAAFRDAGGGRVRTELHNGTTIESDFVMLSAGVRPDVELARAAGLELGPHGGIRVDEYLRTSDPDIYAAGDAVETPHRILGGSWLIPLAGPANRQGRVIADNLAGRPTKWIGAIGTSIVKVFDMAAGSAGANEKTLKRQKIPYRKVYIHPGHHAGYYPGAAPMHIKVLFAPETGKILGAQVVGFEGVDKRLDVLATAMQAGLTVFDLEHLELAYAPQFGSAKDPVNMVGFVASNVLRGDLDLWYPEEFPEKTGDGVILDVRSPSEYELGHVPGAINIPLPELRSRAVELPRTKPIYVYCKVGFRSYLASRALRQRGFHVRTLAGGFDTFRAWHRGSLDDSEMRRAEEHYVEPALSAKASAPPPPQALTGRVFSVDCSGLQCPGPVLKLNAAIQPLAPGDELDVTVSDPGFLADGPAWCRANGHELVEIRAEGPVVRARIRKGAPKASATSATAALPRKQAMVVFSDDLDKALAAFVIANGARAMGMEVTMFFTFWGLNILRKSQSPPLKKGALDRMFGLMMPRGVDELKLSKMNMLGLGTAMMKHVMAKKNVHSLSQLMEQARVSGVKLVACTMSMDVMGIRREELIDGVELGGVGMFIGESSESRATLFIG
- the lpdA gene encoding dihydrolipoyl dehydrogenase, producing the protein MRKFDVIVIGAGPAGYVAAIRCAQLGFATAVVDKWIGKDGRPALGGTCLNVGCIPSKALLESSEQYEQARHALESHGVRFKGLSFDVAAMIERKDKIVQTLTQGVQYLFKKNNITWIPGSARLASSTTVQVAPSGGGEIETIEARYIIIATGSVPRELPHVPVDGNLIVDSSGALEFKDVPPNLVIIGAGVIGLELGSVWKRLGSNVVLLEAMDTFLPMVDDQIAQAAHKEFERQGLDIRLGARVLSGKAGKRKVTVQYEDSKGSHELECDKLVVAVGRRPNTEKLNAEGIGLLIDERGFIHVDDHCRTNIPNIFAIGDVVRGPMLAHKGSEEGVMVAERLAGEEAKINYDVIPWVIYTSPEIAWVGKTERQLKQAARPYKTGVFPLSASGRAKAMAVSTGLVKIISDAKTDRILGVHMFAPAASELIMEAVVLMEFAASTEDLQRIVHAHPSISESLHEAALAADGRALHI
- the odhB gene encoding 2-oxoglutarate dehydrogenase complex dihydrolipoyllysine-residue succinyltransferase, which produces MAAVEVKVPKFPESVSEGTLSRWHKKAGDIVKSGEKIADIETDKIVIEVTAPADGVLVEVAQPEGATVKGEQRIGSVDTAAEPGTMRSGAPSTSAFEPAATPTMPPPSGDGSRPSPTMEPASPTPIPAPVPASTPAAPSPETPTLETPSSDKEWPFDIPEEEFSPAVRRLIKEHKLNPAEIAGHGKGGRITKADVLRHLEHSPHLSRAFGSGVPAAPPPAETPASTGSAPAEAAGPVPSADRPIARVKMSRLRQRVAERLVQAQRTAAILTTFNEINMQAVVDLRARYKEAFEKEHGVKLGFMSFFVKAAVEALARYPIINASVEGDEIVYHQYFDIGIAVSSPRGLVVPVLRNAERLSMADIERQINDFSARAREGKLTIEELSGGTFTISNGGVFGSLLSTPILNPPQSGILGLHRIQERPVAENGQVVIRPMMFVALSYDHRIIDGREAVLFLVAIKEAIEDPARLLLQI